A window of Geothrix edaphica genomic DNA:
CTGCTTTTCGCCACCGATTTCGGTGATTTCAGTGATTTGCTGCGACGAGGCAGCCTGGGTGGAGCCGGGGGCGCCGCCGCCGGGCCTTATGGGAGCGCAGCCACGGCGCCCCCGGCTCCCTTCCGGCCAGGCCGGAAGCCGCCTCCGGCGGGCCCATGCGGGAAACCCTCGACACGCCTTCCCCGTTTATCTCCGTGCATCACCGGCTGAATCTTTTTTAATCCGTGTCCATCCGTGTGAATCCGTGGCCCATTCAGCTTTTCGTCTTGGATGCAGCGGCGAGCTGTTCTTCGGTGAGGCCGAAGAGGGAGGCGACGGGGCGGCCGCGGAGGCTGGCCATGAGGTAGAGCTGGCCGCGGTGGTGGGCCTCGTGCTCGGCCATGGCCCTCAGCCATTTCCATGTGGCCATAGAAGCCCCGGCGGGGTTCACGCAGGGGGCCAGCAGGTCCGCGTCCGTGAGCGTGCCGAAGAGGGCCAGGGATTCCGCGTGGCAGCGGTCCAGGTAGGCGCGCACCCCGTCCAGGCCCGCGGCCAGCCCCCCTGAGAGTTCAACCCCGTGGCCCGGGTAGGCGCTGGGGCGGCCCCGCACGTTCTCCGCGTACATGAAGCGCTCCAGCCCAGCCAGGTGGCGGAACAGGTCGCCGAAGGTGAAGGCCCCCGGCACCGGCGCCCACTCCAGGTCCTCGGGCGCCAGCGCCTCCAGCACCCGCACCGTGCGGGACCGGGCGTTGCGCCAGTAGGCGAGGAAGGAAGGAGTGTCCTGGAGCATGGATGTATTATCCCGGGGCGCCTGAAATCGTAGATGAAGCTCGATCAATCATAATTAAAGCATTGTGGCCAAAATATCATTGAGAGTTGCCAGATAAACAATAATGATTATGATTACACGAAATCAATTGATTTACCGTATCAATGCAGTAAGTGCTTAATGCACTAAAATCCATATTTCAATTTTCTAAGATGAAATGCCTCTTGGCCTCCATCAAGTATTTCTAATATGGCATTTCTAATTTTAGGTTGTTCTATTGCTCCTTTTGATGAAACCCAACCTTGCTCTGCATTGGCTTCAAAATAAAGCACTTGATCTGCGTCGCCATTCACGACAATATTCGCATTGTGGGTGGCAAAGATTATTTGTCTTCTATCCTTCCGCATGCGGAGTGCGGGGAGAACTTTGTCCCATAGGAATCTATTATTTAAATCATCTTCAGGCTGATCAATTACTAATGGTCGATTGTCATCGCTATCAAGTAAAAGAGTCAGAAGAACACTTGTACGTTCTCCTCCCGAGAGTTTTTCCAGCCCACGCCATTCTCCATTTTCTAGCTCCTTTTCGATCAGGACTAGATCAGGGCACCAAATGGATCGAAGTCGCCATAAAAACTCTCCCTGAAGTTTCTCCCAAAGTGTGCTCTTAGTTGTATCTCCTAGCTCTAAACCTGAATAATTGCTTGAATTTCTTGCAAATTTACAAAGTAAATCATGCATATTCTCGATTGGTTTGGTGCGCCGTTCGTTCCACCAGCGTGTAATTCCAACCTGCGCAAATGAAGTTAGAAATTCTCCTAATTCGTCCTGATTTCCTTGGGGTATAAATCGAATCCGGATATCCCTATACCTAGATTGTACCGTTTTGCCAACTTCTGTTAATGATTCTCGATATTTTTCTCGAAGCTCTAACCGCGAGTTCTCTGTTTGGGTTAGTATATTATCTAATTCTTCAAGTTCTTTTTTGGTTCGTTCATATGATGATTTCAAATTTTCGTAATCCCTGGCAGACCGAGAGAGGGCGTCAAATTGGTCAAGATCTTCGGGCCGACCACCTTGTTGAACAAGCATTACAGCCAGTTGGTGCTTTAGTTCCCGCTCATGTGTTTCACCGACATCAACCGCTCGTTGTATACGATCATGAATTAATTTCTTGGTTTCTTGAATGTCATGGACGCTCGCTCCAAATTTATTAAAATCTTCGATTAGAGAACCATTATCGTCCGTCAGTAATTTAACCAATGTTGGTTCACTTATTTCTGGCATAACGAGATTTCTAACAGACTCGCTGAGGCCATAAATATTGGATTCCATACCCACAATGAATGATTGAAGATTCCTAAGACGTGAAGTATCACGTTGAATATTATGAAGATCGGCAATCCCAAGATCCTCGAATCGAACAAGAGCTAATTTGGCATTATTTGAAATGTTGAATGCCGACTCTTCCTCGGTAAGTCTTGAAAAAATACCAGTGCGTTTTTCAGAAAGTTCTTTCAGTTGATGGTTTTTTCCCCTTATTTCAGATAAGAGAGTGTCAAGTTTGGGCTTTTGATCAGGATCCAAACCATGGATGACTTCAGCACGACCGAAGTCATCACCTGCAAGTGTCTTCAATTCACCCTGTGTAAAGAACCAAGCAGGCCAGTTTTCTTTGGTGGGTCGCGATGCGGATTCATATGTGTCAGGCGGAACCGAAACTGAAATACTCCCTTCCATCCCGGCAAATCTATGCTGCCCACGCTCCAACACCTCACTGGATAACCGTCTGTCGGAAGGCATAGGTAATTGACAATTTGACCTCAAGCCATCTAAGAAGGTGGATTTTCCAGTCATACTTCCACCAATGATACAATTGAAATATGGACTAAAGTGGAAGGTTTCTCCTCCGGTTTTAGAAAAAAATGAAGTACTTGATTTGATTTCTACCCATCTCATCCATGGATGGGTCGGTACACCTGGATCGGGTAGGGATGGAAGTAAGCCGTAGCTGCCATCTTCCCGATCCCCAAATGCCAACCGTATTCGTGAGTCATTAGCTAGGAACGCTTGTTTCAAGGCGGCGACGGTTGGCTCAGCCAGCTTGATTAAACTCCATCGATTTCCAATGTCCTCGACGCTATATGCATCGCTTCCATGAAAAAAACCATGGCGAAGTTTCTGAGCCGCTGGGAGTAGCCATTGGCGAGTAGATAGGGTCGTCTCCAGGCTTTTATCATCGCCTAGTTCAATTCCGTGGAGGCAGTGTTTGGCCGACTGTTGTAGAACTTGGCTTTTTTGCTCTTGAAAAAAACCGTGATTCGAAAATGCATGAGGGGCTAGAACAATAAAATCCCAACCACCTTCAGCTTGTTTTAAGTTTTGGAGTCCATCATAGGTTTCATCAAATTTTTTGGGAGACATCTTAAGGCTGTTGCCTTCATGATATGGGGCAATCCCGCCCATTGAAGCATTATATGCTCGTGTGTATCTTTCTCTCCCGATCTCCGGATCGAACAGGAATAAAAAATGAACTCCAGCGGCTCCATCGCTTAAATTGGGTTCAAACCCAGGAAAGACTGCGAATATTTTTTCGCGAAATGGTATCTCATCATCATCGATACCCGAGTTCCATTCCTCGACAATCTCCCAAACTAAGGATAATTGAGGAGTTGCAAATGGATTATGAGGAGTCAAGCCAAGTACATGGATTCCCTTCTTGATAGATTTTTGCAGAAAGACACGTGCGTAGATTTTGGGGTCGAACCGCGCATCTATTGGACTGATTCCGACTTCCGAGGGTACCTTGGTCCGACCTCCTAGGTGGTCATCGAGCGTATGTAGGTGAAGGTCTGATCGATACCACCTTACCCCGGGAATAAGCCCGCCCCAACTTGGAGCTAGCTGCCGAATAAAGGGGCTCACAAATCCTCCCTAATCAGAAATCTAATCTAGGGATATAGCACGGGCCTGATTGCCAGGCTGAATTTATCTGAAAAAAGGACGATGAAAAATACAATTTGTGACTTGCAATTAGAATGGGCGACTGGAGATCAAATTGGAAAACTACTCAGTACTGAAGTAAAGACATTACGAATGCTCTACCCCATCGGCTCCTCATGCCCGCACTTGGGGCAGATGAGTACCTGGATGGGGTCCTTGCCCCGGGGCTTGCGGGTCTTCTCGCCCATGCTGGGGTTCTTGCAAGCGGGGCAGGTGACGGGGACGGGCTTGTCCCAGGCGGTGAAGTCGCACTTGGGGTAGTTGGTGCAGCCGTAGAAGACCTTGCCGAAGCGGGTCTTGCGGGGGCTGAGGCCGCCGCCGCACTTGGGGCAGGGCACGGCCAGGATCTCCTTCTTCACCGTCTTGCAGGTCGGGTAGTCGATGCAGCAGATGAATTCGCCGTAGCGGCCGTGGCGCTTCACGAAGTCCTTGCCGCAGTTGGGGCACTTCTCCCCGATGGGCTCGTCCGGCGGCACGGGGATGCCCTTGGGATCGGCCTTCACGATGCCCTTGCACTTGGGGTAGTTGGGGCAGGCCCAGAAGGGGCCCCACTGGCCCTTGCGCAGGTTCATGGGCGTGGTGCCGCAGAGCGGGCACTCCGGCGCGTCCTCGGGCTCCTCCATCTTCTCCAGGTCCGCCGTGTAGTCGCACTTGTCCTTCTCGGCCTCGGCGCTGTAGTTGGTGCAGCCCACGAAGAGCCCGTTGCGGCCGATGCGCTTGAGCAGCACGCCCGGGTGCTTCTTCCGGTCGCCGCACTTGGGGCACTTCTCGCCCGTGGGCACGCCGGCCTTCAGGTTCTGCATGTCCTGCCCGGCAGCGGCCAGGGCCTGCTCGAAGGGGCCGTAGAAGTCGGTCATGGCCTTCTTGAAGGTGAGCTTGCCGTCCTCGATGAGGTCGAGGTTGCCCTCCATGCCCGAGGTGTACTTGCTGTCCAGCAGGCGCGGGAAGCCCTGGATGAGCAGCTCGGTGACCACCATGCCCAGCTCCGTGGGCTTGAAGCGGCCCTCGTGCTTCTTCACGTAGTCCCGGTCCTGGATGGTGCTGATGATGCTGGCGTAGGTGGAGGGGCGGCCGATGCCGTCCTCCTCCAGTTCCTTCACCAGGGTGGCTTCGTTGAAGCGGGCGGGGGGCTTGGTGAACTGCTGGTCGGCGTCGAGCTGCTCCAGCTTCAGGGCCTCGCCCAGCTTGAGGGCCGGTAGCAGGGCCTCGTCCTCGTCCTCCTCGTCGCCCTTGGTGGCGTCGGCGATGGACTCGGCCTCGGTCTCCGTCTTCTCGGCGCGGTAGACCGCCAGCCAGCCGGGGAAGCGCTCGATCTCGCCCTTGGCCTCGAAGAGCGCCGTCTCCTTGCCGACTTCCGCTTCCGTCTGCACCACCGTCTCGTCGAAGCGCGCGGCCTCCATCTGCGAGGCCATGGTGCGCCGCCAGATGAGGGCGTAGAGGCGGAACTGATCCGGTTCGAGGTGCCCGCGCAGGGACTCGGGCGTGCGGGTGATGTCCGTGGGGCGGATGGCCTCGTGGGCGTCCTGGGCGCCGGCCTTGCCGGTGTAGACCCGGGCCTTGGCGGGCAGGTACTCCTTGCCGTACTTCTTCGCGATGAACTCGCGGGTGGCGTCGATGGCCTCGGGGGCCATGCGGGGCGAATCCGTGCGCATGTAGGTGATGAGGCCCACGGGGCCCTCGCCGAAGTCCACGCCCTCGTACAGC
This region includes:
- a CDS encoding DinB family protein, whose protein sequence is MLQDTPSFLAYWRNARSRTVRVLEALAPEDLEWAPVPGAFTFGDLFRHLAGLERFMYAENVRGRPSAYPGHGVELSGGLAAGLDGVRAYLDRCHAESLALFGTLTDADLLAPCVNPAGASMATWKWLRAMAEHEAHHRGQLYLMASLRGRPVASLFGLTEEQLAAASKTKS
- a CDS encoding TrlF family AAA-like ATPase → MSPFIRQLAPSWGGLIPGVRWYRSDLHLHTLDDHLGGRTKVPSEVGISPIDARFDPKIYARVFLQKSIKKGIHVLGLTPHNPFATPQLSLVWEIVEEWNSGIDDDEIPFREKIFAVFPGFEPNLSDGAAGVHFLFLFDPEIGRERYTRAYNASMGGIAPYHEGNSLKMSPKKFDETYDGLQNLKQAEGGWDFIVLAPHAFSNHGFFQEQKSQVLQQSAKHCLHGIELGDDKSLETTLSTRQWLLPAAQKLRHGFFHGSDAYSVEDIGNRWSLIKLAEPTVAALKQAFLANDSRIRLAFGDREDGSYGLLPSLPDPGVPTHPWMRWVEIKSSTSFFSKTGGETFHFSPYFNCIIGGSMTGKSTFLDGLRSNCQLPMPSDRRLSSEVLERGQHRFAGMEGSISVSVPPDTYESASRPTKENWPAWFFTQGELKTLAGDDFGRAEVIHGLDPDQKPKLDTLLSEIRGKNHQLKELSEKRTGIFSRLTEEESAFNISNNAKLALVRFEDLGIADLHNIQRDTSRLRNLQSFIVGMESNIYGLSESVRNLVMPEISEPTLVKLLTDDNGSLIEDFNKFGASVHDIQETKKLIHDRIQRAVDVGETHERELKHQLAVMLVQQGGRPEDLDQFDALSRSARDYENLKSSYERTKKELEELDNILTQTENSRLELREKYRESLTEVGKTVQSRYRDIRIRFIPQGNQDELGEFLTSFAQVGITRWWNERRTKPIENMHDLLCKFARNSSNYSGLELGDTTKSTLWEKLQGEFLWRLRSIWCPDLVLIEKELENGEWRGLEKLSGGERTSVLLTLLLDSDDNRPLVIDQPEDDLNNRFLWDKVLPALRMRKDRRQIIFATHNANIVVNGDADQVLYFEANAEQGWVSSKGAIEQPKIRNAILEILDGGQEAFHLRKLKYGF
- the topA gene encoding type I DNA topoisomerase gives rise to the protein MARKLKQDDAGAPSPAEPTVKGSKLVIVESPSKAKTITKYLGKGYKVMASVGHIRDLPRKLGVDIENGFQEEYEISPAKEKVVRELRTAAKSASELVLATDPDREGEAISWHLLEAIKPPKSLPVSRVLFNEITPAGIQKAMAAPTVINKKLVDAQRARRVLDRLVGYKVSQVLWDKVRRGLSAGRVQSVAVRIIVDREKEILAFNPVEYWVLKGRFAAKLPPSFWMKLVKVGGEALQLGNKETKRRVADAVQAKDLKAKLEKATYTVTSLETKEKKRNPAAPFTTAKLQQESAQKLKMSVSRTMQNAQRLYEGVDFGEGPVGLITYMRTDSPRMAPEAIDATREFIAKKYGKEYLPAKARVYTGKAGAQDAHEAIRPTDITRTPESLRGHLEPDQFRLYALIWRRTMASQMEAARFDETVVQTEAEVGKETALFEAKGEIERFPGWLAVYRAEKTETEAESIADATKGDEEDEDEALLPALKLGEALKLEQLDADQQFTKPPARFNEATLVKELEEDGIGRPSTYASIISTIQDRDYVKKHEGRFKPTELGMVVTELLIQGFPRLLDSKYTSGMEGNLDLIEDGKLTFKKAMTDFYGPFEQALAAAGQDMQNLKAGVPTGEKCPKCGDRKKHPGVLLKRIGRNGLFVGCTNYSAEAEKDKCDYTADLEKMEEPEDAPECPLCGTTPMNLRKGQWGPFWACPNYPKCKGIVKADPKGIPVPPDEPIGEKCPNCGKDFVKRHGRYGEFICCIDYPTCKTVKKEILAVPCPKCGGGLSPRKTRFGKVFYGCTNYPKCDFTAWDKPVPVTCPACKNPSMGEKTRKPRGKDPIQVLICPKCGHEEPMG